From Elephas maximus indicus isolate mEleMax1 chromosome 1, mEleMax1 primary haplotype, whole genome shotgun sequence, a single genomic window includes:
- the POLR1C gene encoding DNA-directed RNA polymerases I and III subunit RPAC1 isoform X2 produces MAAAQAVEEMRDRVVLGEFGVRNVHTTDFPGNYSGYDDAWDQERFEKNFRVDVVHMDENSLEFDMVGIDAAIANAFRRILLAEVPTMAVEKVLVYNNTSIVQDEILAHRLGLIPIHADPRLFEYRNQEDEEGTEIDTLQFRLQVRCTRNPHASKDSSDPSELYVNHKVYTRHMTWVPLGNQADVFPEGTIRPVHDDILIAQLRPGQEIDLLMHCVKGIGKDHAKFSPVATASYRLLPDITLLEPVEGEAAEELRQCFSPGVIEVQEVQGKKVARVANPRLDTFSREVFRNEKLKKVVRLARVRDHYIFSVESTGVLPPDVLVSEAIKVLMGKCRRFLDELDAVQMD; encoded by the exons ATGGCGGCGGCCCAGGCAGTGGAAGAAATGCGGGACCGCGTGGTTCTTGGGGAGTTCGGGGTTCGCAAT GTTCATACCACCGACTTCCCCGGTAACTATTCCGGTTATGACGATGCCTGGGACCAGGAGCGCTTCGAGAAG AATTTCCGTGTGGATGTGGTACACATGGATGAAAACTCATTGGAGTTCGACATGGTGGGAATTGATGCAGCCATCGCCAATGCTTTTCGACGCATTCTATTAGCTGAG GTGCCAACCATGGCTGTGGAAAAGGTTCTGGTGTACAACAACACATCCATAGTCCAGGATGAGATCCTTGCTCACCGGCTGGGACTCATTCCCATTCATGCAGATCCTCGTCTTTTTGAGTATCGGAATCAAG AAGATGAAGAAGGCACAGAGATAGACACTCTGCAGTTTCGGCTACAAGTCAGGTGCACTCGGAACCCCCACGCTTCTAAAGATTCCTCTGATCCCAGTGAACTCTATGTGAACCACAAAG TGTACACCAGGCACATGACATGGGTGCCCCTGGGGAACCAGGCTGATGTCTTCCCAGAGGGCACTATCCGGCCAGTGCACGACGACATTCTTATTGCTCAGCTGCGGCCCGGCCAGGAGATTGACCTGCTCATGCACTGTGTCAAAGGCATTG gcaaagATCATGCCAAGTTTTCGCCTGTGGCAACAGCCAGTTACAGGCTCCTGCCCGACATCACCCTGCTTGAGCCTGTGGAAGGAGAAGCAGCTGAAGAGCTGAGGCAGTGCTTCTCACCTGGTGTCATTGAGGTACAGGAAGTCCAAG GTAAAAAGGTGGCCAGAGTTGCCAATCCCCGGCTGGATACCTTCAGCAGAGAAGTCTTCCGGAATGAGAAGCTAAAGAAGGTTGTTCGGCTGGCCCGGGTTCGGGATCATTATATCT TCTCTGTTGAGTCCACAGGGGTATTGCCACCAGATGTGCTGGTGAGTGAAGCCATCAAAGTCCTGATGGGAAAGTGCCGGCGGTTCTTGGATGAACTAGATGCGGTTCAGATGGACTGA
- the POLR1C gene encoding DNA-directed RNA polymerases I and III subunit RPAC1 isoform X1: MAAAQAVEEMRDRVVLGEFGVRNVHTTDFPGNYSGYDDAWDQERFEKNFRVDVVHMDENSLEFDMVGIDAAIANAFRRILLAEQVPTMAVEKVLVYNNTSIVQDEILAHRLGLIPIHADPRLFEYRNQEDEEGTEIDTLQFRLQVRCTRNPHASKDSSDPSELYVNHKVYTRHMTWVPLGNQADVFPEGTIRPVHDDILIAQLRPGQEIDLLMHCVKGIGKDHAKFSPVATASYRLLPDITLLEPVEGEAAEELRQCFSPGVIEVQEVQGKKVARVANPRLDTFSREVFRNEKLKKVVRLARVRDHYIFSVESTGVLPPDVLVSEAIKVLMGKCRRFLDELDAVQMD; encoded by the exons ATGGCGGCGGCCCAGGCAGTGGAAGAAATGCGGGACCGCGTGGTTCTTGGGGAGTTCGGGGTTCGCAAT GTTCATACCACCGACTTCCCCGGTAACTATTCCGGTTATGACGATGCCTGGGACCAGGAGCGCTTCGAGAAG AATTTCCGTGTGGATGTGGTACACATGGATGAAAACTCATTGGAGTTCGACATGGTGGGAATTGATGCAGCCATCGCCAATGCTTTTCGACGCATTCTATTAGCTGAG CAGGTGCCAACCATGGCTGTGGAAAAGGTTCTGGTGTACAACAACACATCCATAGTCCAGGATGAGATCCTTGCTCACCGGCTGGGACTCATTCCCATTCATGCAGATCCTCGTCTTTTTGAGTATCGGAATCAAG AAGATGAAGAAGGCACAGAGATAGACACTCTGCAGTTTCGGCTACAAGTCAGGTGCACTCGGAACCCCCACGCTTCTAAAGATTCCTCTGATCCCAGTGAACTCTATGTGAACCACAAAG TGTACACCAGGCACATGACATGGGTGCCCCTGGGGAACCAGGCTGATGTCTTCCCAGAGGGCACTATCCGGCCAGTGCACGACGACATTCTTATTGCTCAGCTGCGGCCCGGCCAGGAGATTGACCTGCTCATGCACTGTGTCAAAGGCATTG gcaaagATCATGCCAAGTTTTCGCCTGTGGCAACAGCCAGTTACAGGCTCCTGCCCGACATCACCCTGCTTGAGCCTGTGGAAGGAGAAGCAGCTGAAGAGCTGAGGCAGTGCTTCTCACCTGGTGTCATTGAGGTACAGGAAGTCCAAG GTAAAAAGGTGGCCAGAGTTGCCAATCCCCGGCTGGATACCTTCAGCAGAGAAGTCTTCCGGAATGAGAAGCTAAAGAAGGTTGTTCGGCTGGCCCGGGTTCGGGATCATTATATCT TCTCTGTTGAGTCCACAGGGGTATTGCCACCAGATGTGCTGGTGAGTGAAGCCATCAAAGTCCTGATGGGAAAGTGCCGGCGGTTCTTGGATGAACTAGATGCGGTTCAGATGGACTGA